In Trifolium pratense cultivar HEN17-A07 linkage group LG7, ARS_RC_1.1, whole genome shotgun sequence, a genomic segment contains:
- the LOC123898919 gene encoding protein argonaute 2-like isoform X2: MESGDGYGGRKETQQTSDEVILQPEWRRRTASTGRDQNLTLQPEWRRGRSTASPSPSGAGDEVQKKEEEQKKEILFQPEWRSSKVNASGVWEPEWRRSRSTATATAYPWNQNYGVRKSVGSSSGGVQRGRNIDESRRNAPALDDAVPKLERLQISDNLATASSSLEKKDKTLPIRRPDNGGTLAVLTRTLRVNHFPVKFNPDSIIFHYNVNVKSKFSSKVGQPRKLSNADLSVIREKLFSDDPERFPLDMTAHDGAKNIFSAVQLPEETITVEISEGEDEKITLYSVTLTLLNKLRLCKLMDYLCGHSFSLPRDILQGMDVVIKENSNRCTISVGRYFYPTNPPLVMKELRPGIIAVGGYHHSLKPTSQGLSLCVDYSVVPFRKQMSVLDFLHERIENFSLGEFENFRKYVEEVLIGLKVSVTHRKSQQKYSIVRLTPTATRYVTFPIDNTKGWKLEKEVSLLSFFNDKYGKDIVYKDIPCLDLGKGNKKNYVPMEFCVVAEGQRYPKERLDGVSAKTLEAMALAHPSERQGAIQKMVQSSDGPCGGDHIQNFGMRVSTTMTTILGRVIGPPELKLGDRNGKNIKITVDLDKCHWNLAGRSMVEGKPVEHWAILDFTSVGPYNKKLRRKEFIEKLIGKYKRLGIFMQEPIWYEESSMKILSSHDLLSELLEKVNNICKNSQGGLQFLLCVMAYKNPGYKYLKWISETKVGIVTQCCLSPSANQGDDKFYTYLALKINAKLGGSNVELNNRLPYFEGDEHVMFIGADVNHPGFRDNKSPSIVAVVATVNWPAANRYAARVCPQCNRSEKILNFGEICVELVGCYWRANGVRPEKIVVFRDGVSEYQFDMVLNEELLDLKRAFQRLNYFPTITHIVAQKRHQTRFFPDSWRDGSSSGNILPGTVIDTKVTHPFEFDFYLCSYYGSLGTSKPTHYHVLWDEHKFTSDELQKLIYEMCFTFARCTKPVSLVPPVYYADLAAYRGRLYHEAKIGMQPKKSKASSSSKDSSSVPPTASFEQGFYRLHADLENIMFFI; this comes from the exons ATGGAATCCGGTGACGGTTACGGCGGAAGAAAAGAAACTCAACAAACTTCCGACGAGGTGATTCTTCAACCAGAATGGAGACGCCGAACTGCTTCCACCGGAAGAGACCAAAACCTTACTCTCCAACCAGAATGGAGGCGAGGTAGGTCAACCGCTTCTCCTTCTCCTTCCGGTGCCGGCGATGAAGttcaaaagaaagaagaagaacagAAAAAGGAGATTCTCTTTCAACCGGAATGGCGAAGCTCAAAGGTGAATGCTAGTGGTGTTTGGGAACCAGAATGGAGACGATCAAGGTCTACTGCTACTGCTACTGCTTATCCATGGAATCAAAATTATGGTGTGAGGAAATCGGTAGGATCGAGTTCTGGTGGTGTTCAAAGAGGTAGAAACATTGATGAATCGCGGCGAAATGCTCCAGCATTAG ATGACGCCGTTCCCAAACTGGAAAGACTGCAAATATCGGACAATTTAGCTACAGCATCTTCTTCACTTGAAAAAAAGGATAAAACTTTGCCTATTCGGAGACCTGACAATGGTGGCACGTTAGCGGTTCTTACACGCACACTCCGTGTCAATCATTTTCCTGTTAAGTTCAATCCAGATAGTATAATATTTCATTATAATGTTAATGTCAAATCGAAGTTTTCTTCAAAAGTTGGCCAGCCTCGTAAGTTATCTAATGCTGATCTGTCCGTGATTAGAGAGAAATTGTTTTCTGATGATCCTGAGAGGTTTCCCTTGGATATGACTGCACATGACGGTGCAAAAAATATCTTTAGTGCAGTGCAGTTACCAGAAGAGACCATTACTGTGGAGATCTCTGAAGGAGAGGATGAAAAGATCACTTTATATAGTGTTACCCTGACACTTCTTAATAAACTCAGACTTTGCAAGTTAATGGACTATCTTTGTGGGCATTCATTCTCTCTTCCCAGGGATATTTTGCAAGGGATGGATGTGGTGATAAAAGAGAATTCCAATAGGTGCACAATTTCTGTGGGACGATACTTCTATCCCACAAATCCTCCTCTGGTAATGAAGGAACTTCGACCTGGAATAATCGCAGTCGGGGGGTATCATCATAGTTTAAAACCTACATCTCAGGGTCTGTCCTTATGTGTAGACTACTCGGTGGTGCCTTTCCGAAAGCAAATGTCAGTCTTGGATTTCTTGCATGAGCGTATCGAAAACTTTAGCTTGGgtgaatttgaaaatttcagGAAATATGTTGAGGAGGTGcttattggattgaaagttagTGTGACTCACCGTAAATCCCAACAGAAATATAGCATTGTACGATTAACACCTACAGCTACAAGGTATGTCACTTTCCCCATAGACAATACTAAGGGATGGAAACTTGAAAAGGAAGTCAGTCTTCTTAgcttttttaatgacaaatatggTAAGGACATTGTATACAAAGATATTCCTTGTTTAGATTTAGGGAAAGGAAACAAGAAGAACTATGTACCCATGGAATTTTGTGTTGTAGCTGAGGGCCAAAGATATCCCAAGGAGCGTTTGGATGGTGTTTCTGCGAAGACATTGGAAGCAATGGCACTAGCTCACCCAAGCGAGAGGCAGGGTGCCATACAGAAGATGGTGCAATCGAGTGATGGACCTTGCGG TGGTGATCATATTCAGAATTTTGGAATGAGAGTCAGCACGACCATGACAACCATTCTAGGACGTGTAATTGGCCCCCCAGAATTGAAGTTGGGTGATCGAAATGGCAAGAATATCAAGATAACAGTGGATCTAGATAAATGTCATTGGAACCTTGCTGGAAGATCAATGGTGGAAGGCAAACCAGTTGAGCATTGGGCAATTCTTGATTTCACCAGTGTTGGGCCGTATAATAAGAAATTAAGACGAAAGGAATTCATTGAAAAACTTATTGGTAAATACAAAAGGTTGGGTATCTTTATGCAAGAGCCCATTTGGTATGAAGAATCTTCAATGAAGATACTTTCAAGTCATGACTTGCTATCTGAATTACTTGAAAAAGTCAACAACATTTGTAAAAATAGCCAAGGTGGTCTACAATTTCTTCTGTGTGTGATGGCTTATAAAAATCCAGGTTACAAATACCTCAAGTGGATTTCTGAAACCAAAGTTGGTATAGTGACTCAATGTTGTTTGTCTCCTAGTGCTAATCAAGGGGATGACAAATTCTATACTTATCTAGCTCTCAAGATCAATGCCAAGCTTGGAGGCAGTAATGTAGAGCTCAATAATAGGCTCCCTTACTTTGAGGGTGACGAACATGTTATGTTTATTGGGGCTGATGTCAATCACCCTGGTTTTCGGGACAACAAGAGTCCATCAATTGTTGCTGTGGTTGCAACCGTTAATTGGCCCGCTGCAAATCGTTATGCAGCTCGTGTTTGCCCTCAATGCAATCGAAGTGAGAAAATATTAAACTTCGGGGAGATTTGTGTTGAGCTTGTTGGTTGTTATTGGAGGGCGAATGGAGTCAGGCcagaaaaaattgttgtttttcgTGATGGGGTGAGTGAGTACCAGTTTGACATGGTTCTTAATGAAGAGCTACTTGATTTGAAGAGAGCATTCCAAAGATTAAATTATTTCCCAACGATCACTCATATTGTAGCACAAAAACGACATCAAACTCGTTTTTTTCCAGACAGTTGGAGGGATGGGTCTTCCAGTGGCAATATTTTACCGGGAACTGTTATTGACACAAAAGTTACACACCCCTTTGAGTTTGACTTTTACCTTTGTAGTTACTATGGAAGCCTAGGTACAAGCAAGCCCACTCATTACCATGTTTTATGGGATGAACACAAGTTTACATCTGATGAATTGCAGAAACTTATATATGAAATGTGCTTCACATTTGCAAGGTGCACTAAACCTGTATCTTTAGTCCCTCCTGTGTATTATGCTGACCTTGCTGCTTATAGAGGACGGTTATACCACGAAGCAAAGATTGGGATGCAACCTAAGAAGTCAAAAGCATCTTCATCTTCTAAAGATTCATCTTCGGTTCCACCAACAGCTTCGTTTGAACAGGGATTTTACAGGTTGCATGCTGACCTGGAAAACATAATGTTCTTCATCTAA
- the LOC123898919 gene encoding protein argonaute 2-like isoform X1: protein MESGDGYGGRKETQQTSDEVILQPEWRRRTASTGRDQNLTLQPEWRRGRSTASPSPSGAGDEVQKKEEEQKKEILFQPEWRSSKVNASGVWEPEWRRSRSTATATAYPWNQNYGVRKSVGSSSGGVQRGRNIDESRRNAPALVDDAVPKLERLQISDNLATASSSLEKKDKTLPIRRPDNGGTLAVLTRTLRVNHFPVKFNPDSIIFHYNVNVKSKFSSKVGQPRKLSNADLSVIREKLFSDDPERFPLDMTAHDGAKNIFSAVQLPEETITVEISEGEDEKITLYSVTLTLLNKLRLCKLMDYLCGHSFSLPRDILQGMDVVIKENSNRCTISVGRYFYPTNPPLVMKELRPGIIAVGGYHHSLKPTSQGLSLCVDYSVVPFRKQMSVLDFLHERIENFSLGEFENFRKYVEEVLIGLKVSVTHRKSQQKYSIVRLTPTATRYVTFPIDNTKGWKLEKEVSLLSFFNDKYGKDIVYKDIPCLDLGKGNKKNYVPMEFCVVAEGQRYPKERLDGVSAKTLEAMALAHPSERQGAIQKMVQSSDGPCGGDHIQNFGMRVSTTMTTILGRVIGPPELKLGDRNGKNIKITVDLDKCHWNLAGRSMVEGKPVEHWAILDFTSVGPYNKKLRRKEFIEKLIGKYKRLGIFMQEPIWYEESSMKILSSHDLLSELLEKVNNICKNSQGGLQFLLCVMAYKNPGYKYLKWISETKVGIVTQCCLSPSANQGDDKFYTYLALKINAKLGGSNVELNNRLPYFEGDEHVMFIGADVNHPGFRDNKSPSIVAVVATVNWPAANRYAARVCPQCNRSEKILNFGEICVELVGCYWRANGVRPEKIVVFRDGVSEYQFDMVLNEELLDLKRAFQRLNYFPTITHIVAQKRHQTRFFPDSWRDGSSSGNILPGTVIDTKVTHPFEFDFYLCSYYGSLGTSKPTHYHVLWDEHKFTSDELQKLIYEMCFTFARCTKPVSLVPPVYYADLAAYRGRLYHEAKIGMQPKKSKASSSSKDSSSVPPTASFEQGFYRLHADLENIMFFI, encoded by the exons ATGGAATCCGGTGACGGTTACGGCGGAAGAAAAGAAACTCAACAAACTTCCGACGAGGTGATTCTTCAACCAGAATGGAGACGCCGAACTGCTTCCACCGGAAGAGACCAAAACCTTACTCTCCAACCAGAATGGAGGCGAGGTAGGTCAACCGCTTCTCCTTCTCCTTCCGGTGCCGGCGATGAAGttcaaaagaaagaagaagaacagAAAAAGGAGATTCTCTTTCAACCGGAATGGCGAAGCTCAAAGGTGAATGCTAGTGGTGTTTGGGAACCAGAATGGAGACGATCAAGGTCTACTGCTACTGCTACTGCTTATCCATGGAATCAAAATTATGGTGTGAGGAAATCGGTAGGATCGAGTTCTGGTGGTGTTCAAAGAGGTAGAAACATTGATGAATCGCGGCGAAATGCTCCAGCATTAG TAGATGACGCCGTTCCCAAACTGGAAAGACTGCAAATATCGGACAATTTAGCTACAGCATCTTCTTCACTTGAAAAAAAGGATAAAACTTTGCCTATTCGGAGACCTGACAATGGTGGCACGTTAGCGGTTCTTACACGCACACTCCGTGTCAATCATTTTCCTGTTAAGTTCAATCCAGATAGTATAATATTTCATTATAATGTTAATGTCAAATCGAAGTTTTCTTCAAAAGTTGGCCAGCCTCGTAAGTTATCTAATGCTGATCTGTCCGTGATTAGAGAGAAATTGTTTTCTGATGATCCTGAGAGGTTTCCCTTGGATATGACTGCACATGACGGTGCAAAAAATATCTTTAGTGCAGTGCAGTTACCAGAAGAGACCATTACTGTGGAGATCTCTGAAGGAGAGGATGAAAAGATCACTTTATATAGTGTTACCCTGACACTTCTTAATAAACTCAGACTTTGCAAGTTAATGGACTATCTTTGTGGGCATTCATTCTCTCTTCCCAGGGATATTTTGCAAGGGATGGATGTGGTGATAAAAGAGAATTCCAATAGGTGCACAATTTCTGTGGGACGATACTTCTATCCCACAAATCCTCCTCTGGTAATGAAGGAACTTCGACCTGGAATAATCGCAGTCGGGGGGTATCATCATAGTTTAAAACCTACATCTCAGGGTCTGTCCTTATGTGTAGACTACTCGGTGGTGCCTTTCCGAAAGCAAATGTCAGTCTTGGATTTCTTGCATGAGCGTATCGAAAACTTTAGCTTGGgtgaatttgaaaatttcagGAAATATGTTGAGGAGGTGcttattggattgaaagttagTGTGACTCACCGTAAATCCCAACAGAAATATAGCATTGTACGATTAACACCTACAGCTACAAGGTATGTCACTTTCCCCATAGACAATACTAAGGGATGGAAACTTGAAAAGGAAGTCAGTCTTCTTAgcttttttaatgacaaatatggTAAGGACATTGTATACAAAGATATTCCTTGTTTAGATTTAGGGAAAGGAAACAAGAAGAACTATGTACCCATGGAATTTTGTGTTGTAGCTGAGGGCCAAAGATATCCCAAGGAGCGTTTGGATGGTGTTTCTGCGAAGACATTGGAAGCAATGGCACTAGCTCACCCAAGCGAGAGGCAGGGTGCCATACAGAAGATGGTGCAATCGAGTGATGGACCTTGCGG TGGTGATCATATTCAGAATTTTGGAATGAGAGTCAGCACGACCATGACAACCATTCTAGGACGTGTAATTGGCCCCCCAGAATTGAAGTTGGGTGATCGAAATGGCAAGAATATCAAGATAACAGTGGATCTAGATAAATGTCATTGGAACCTTGCTGGAAGATCAATGGTGGAAGGCAAACCAGTTGAGCATTGGGCAATTCTTGATTTCACCAGTGTTGGGCCGTATAATAAGAAATTAAGACGAAAGGAATTCATTGAAAAACTTATTGGTAAATACAAAAGGTTGGGTATCTTTATGCAAGAGCCCATTTGGTATGAAGAATCTTCAATGAAGATACTTTCAAGTCATGACTTGCTATCTGAATTACTTGAAAAAGTCAACAACATTTGTAAAAATAGCCAAGGTGGTCTACAATTTCTTCTGTGTGTGATGGCTTATAAAAATCCAGGTTACAAATACCTCAAGTGGATTTCTGAAACCAAAGTTGGTATAGTGACTCAATGTTGTTTGTCTCCTAGTGCTAATCAAGGGGATGACAAATTCTATACTTATCTAGCTCTCAAGATCAATGCCAAGCTTGGAGGCAGTAATGTAGAGCTCAATAATAGGCTCCCTTACTTTGAGGGTGACGAACATGTTATGTTTATTGGGGCTGATGTCAATCACCCTGGTTTTCGGGACAACAAGAGTCCATCAATTGTTGCTGTGGTTGCAACCGTTAATTGGCCCGCTGCAAATCGTTATGCAGCTCGTGTTTGCCCTCAATGCAATCGAAGTGAGAAAATATTAAACTTCGGGGAGATTTGTGTTGAGCTTGTTGGTTGTTATTGGAGGGCGAATGGAGTCAGGCcagaaaaaattgttgtttttcgTGATGGGGTGAGTGAGTACCAGTTTGACATGGTTCTTAATGAAGAGCTACTTGATTTGAAGAGAGCATTCCAAAGATTAAATTATTTCCCAACGATCACTCATATTGTAGCACAAAAACGACATCAAACTCGTTTTTTTCCAGACAGTTGGAGGGATGGGTCTTCCAGTGGCAATATTTTACCGGGAACTGTTATTGACACAAAAGTTACACACCCCTTTGAGTTTGACTTTTACCTTTGTAGTTACTATGGAAGCCTAGGTACAAGCAAGCCCACTCATTACCATGTTTTATGGGATGAACACAAGTTTACATCTGATGAATTGCAGAAACTTATATATGAAATGTGCTTCACATTTGCAAGGTGCACTAAACCTGTATCTTTAGTCCCTCCTGTGTATTATGCTGACCTTGCTGCTTATAGAGGACGGTTATACCACGAAGCAAAGATTGGGATGCAACCTAAGAAGTCAAAAGCATCTTCATCTTCTAAAGATTCATCTTCGGTTCCACCAACAGCTTCGTTTGAACAGGGATTTTACAGGTTGCATGCTGACCTGGAAAACATAATGTTCTTCATCTAA